A single window of Crassostrea angulata isolate pt1a10 chromosome 8, ASM2561291v2, whole genome shotgun sequence DNA harbors:
- the LOC128160980 gene encoding inhibitor of nuclear factor kappa-B kinase subunit epsilon-like has product MSTYRATENYVYETDECIGRGATGDVYKGVHKKESAKPILVMELCEKGNLLEVLREPSNAFGLPEEEYLRFFSHLVSSMKHLRQNGFSHRDIKPGNILVYVYNISDFGTTKPLKDGDFFQSLVGTEEYLHPNIFKAAFIERHRPQEFDISVDLWSLGATLYHTATGKVPFQPFHGSGDKHTMFQMISHKESGVISVEQTSATGDIIWSKELPKTCRLSKFSELLRCD; this is encoded by the exons atgagcACATATCGTGCCACTGAGAATTATGTGTATGAAACAGACGAATGTATCGGGCGTGGCGCCACTGGCGATGTATACAAAGGTGTACACAAG aAGGAAAGTGCCAAACCAATCCTAGTGATGGAACTGTGTGAGAAAGGGAACCTGCTGGAGGTCCTAAGGGAGCCCAGCAATGCCTTTGGTCTCCCAGAGGAAGAGTACCTCAGATTCTTTAGTCATTTAG TGTCTAGCATGAAGCACCTTCGTCAAAATGGATTCTCCCATCGCGATATAAAACCCGGAAACATCTTAGT tTATGTCTACAATATCTCTGACTTTGGGACAACTAAACCTCTCAAGGATGGAGATTTCTTCCAGTCTTTAGTCGGTACAGAAGAATACTTg cATCCGAACATCTTCAAGGCGGCCTTCATTGAACGCCACAGACCGCAGGAGTTTGACATCTCTGTAGACTTGTGGAGTCTGGGAGCCACACTCTATCACACCGCCACTGGGAAGGTTCCATTTCAGCCGTTTCATGGGAGCGGGGACAAACATACCAT GTTTCAAATGATATCTCATAAAGAATCTGGAGTGATATCTGTTGAACAGACATCTGCCACTGGAGATATCATTTGGTCTAAAGAGTTACCCAAAACCTGCAGGCTATCAAA gTTTTCTGAGTTACTGAGGTGCGATTAG
- the LOC128160981 gene encoding uncharacterized protein LOC128160981: MEMNKTVDDPQGSTEALSETLPQETLPTGTQVEPTEAQHVSIEAHSMPKEAQHVPTEAHHAPTEEGRHVPTEAQHMSTGAPHLFQELKTESLGTQNMPPKINTEAPGLMQTEAACEHVENDSKPKTCDLEIPGPSFTSTIRRESLANKCSMISMMLQHDNDDSDDDEEELDQAALSRLCAVSGEIILREEARALSELTIRTVLAEERIILEARRMSKMAIQSAYSAAVVTTLRSSKKPNIFRRLLACCFGCCRRRNL; encoded by the exons ATGGAGATGAACAAAACCGTTGATGACCCACAGGGGTCCACAGAGGCCCTCAGCGAAACCTTGCCTCAGGAGACCCTGCCTACAGGGACCCAGGTCGAGCCCACAGAGGCACAACATGTGTCCATAGAGGCACATTCCATGCCCAAGGAGGCTCAGCACGTGCCCACAGAGGCACACCACGCACCTACAGAAGAGGGACGACACGTGCCCACAGAGGCCCAGCACATGTCCACAGGGGCACCTCACCTGTTCCAAGAGCTTAAAACCGAGTCCCTAGGGACACAGAACATGCCCCCGAAAATCAATACAGAGGCACCCGGACTTATGCAAACAGAAGCAGCCTGTGAACATGTAGAGAACGATTCCAAACCCAAG ACCTGTGATTTGGAGATACCGGGTCCCTCGTTTACATCGACCATACGGAGAGAATCACTG GCTAATAAATGTTCGATGATATCAATGATGTTGCAACATGATAACGACGACAGTGATGACGACGAGGAAGAACTGGACCAGGCG GCCCTGTCTAGACTTTGTGCAGTATCGGGTGAAATAATTTTAAGAGAAGAG GCACGAGCATTGTCAGAGCTGACAATCAGAACAGTTCTGGCTGAGGAGAGAATAATCCTAGAG GCAAGAAGGATGTCCAAGATGGCGATACAGTCTGCCTACTCAGCGGCCGTGGTTACTACACTAAGGTCCTCAAAGAAG CCAAACATCTTCAGGCGACTTCTAGCTTGCTGTTTTGGGTGCTGCAGGAGGAGAAATTTATAA